In one Bradyrhizobium cosmicum genomic region, the following are encoded:
- the crcB gene encoding fluoride efflux transporter CrcB, whose amino-acid sequence MNIQYILAVAAGGALGAVVRYLVAIGSGRLFGTDFPWGTLIINVTGSFLIGLFAALFATRWNLPQTARIFLTVGICGGYTTFSTFSLDAWYLIERGQTWASAAYMIGSVVLSVGALIAAMQLVRALP is encoded by the coding sequence TTGAACATTCAATATATTCTGGCCGTCGCAGCGGGCGGAGCGCTCGGTGCGGTCGTACGCTACCTCGTCGCGATCGGCTCGGGCCGCCTGTTCGGCACCGATTTTCCCTGGGGCACCCTGATCATCAACGTGACGGGATCGTTCCTGATCGGCCTTTTCGCGGCGCTGTTCGCGACCAGATGGAACCTGCCGCAGACGGCCCGAATTTTCCTGACGGTCGGGATCTGCGGCGGCTACACGACATTCTCGACGTTCTCGCTGGATGCCTGGTACCTGATCGAGCGCGGCCAAACATGGGCCTCCGCGGCCTACATGATTGGATCAGTCGTGCTGTCCGTGGGCGCGCTCATTGCCGCGATGCAATTGGTGCGCGCGCTTCCGTGA
- a CDS encoding MFS transporter, translated as MTTTPNTARAALPRGIWVLGFVSMLMDISSEMIHALLPVYLVTVLGASTLTVGFIEGFAEATASITKIFSGALSDWLGRRKLLAALGYGLAAFTKPLFPLAPSVGWLVAARFVDRVGKGIRGAPRDALIADIAPAGVRGASFGLRQSLDTIGAFVGPLAAIGLMWWTADNFAAVFWVAVLPAFLSFGLIAFAVSEPEPDPSREPAKNPLNLAAMRQLGTVYWRVVAIGIVFTLARFSEAFLILRAQNIGLNAMWVPAVLVLMNITYALSAYPAGVLSDRINRTGLLAVGLVCLAGADLALALLPTLPGLALGVVLWGLHMGLTQGLLSALVADAAPPSLRGTAFGYFNLFTGLALLAASVIAGALWDAYGPAVTFFAGLGFALVSLVGLLAVGNGLTAEKK; from the coding sequence GTGACGACGACACCGAATACTGCGCGCGCCGCACTGCCCAGAGGGATCTGGGTGCTCGGCTTCGTCTCGATGCTGATGGACATCTCCTCCGAGATGATCCACGCGCTGCTGCCGGTCTATCTCGTCACCGTGCTCGGGGCCTCCACGCTCACCGTCGGCTTCATCGAAGGTTTCGCCGAGGCGACGGCCTCGATCACGAAGATCTTCTCCGGCGCGCTGTCGGACTGGCTCGGCCGCCGCAAGCTGCTCGCCGCGCTCGGCTACGGCCTTGCCGCCTTTACAAAGCCGCTGTTCCCGCTCGCCCCCAGTGTCGGATGGCTGGTGGCGGCACGCTTTGTCGACCGCGTCGGCAAGGGCATTCGCGGTGCGCCGCGCGATGCGCTGATCGCCGATATCGCGCCTGCCGGCGTGCGCGGCGCGAGCTTTGGCCTGCGGCAATCGCTCGACACCATCGGCGCCTTCGTCGGGCCGCTCGCGGCGATCGGCCTGATGTGGTGGACCGCGGACAATTTTGCCGCGGTGTTCTGGGTGGCGGTGCTGCCGGCATTTCTGTCCTTCGGATTGATCGCGTTCGCGGTGAGCGAGCCGGAACCGGACCCGAGCCGGGAGCCTGCGAAGAATCCGCTCAATCTCGCCGCGATGCGGCAGCTTGGAACGGTCTACTGGCGCGTCGTGGCGATCGGAATCGTCTTCACGCTGGCGCGCTTCAGCGAGGCCTTCCTGATCCTGCGCGCCCAGAACATCGGGCTCAACGCGATGTGGGTGCCGGCGGTGCTGGTGCTGATGAACATCACCTACGCGCTGTCCGCCTACCCGGCCGGCGTGCTGTCGGACCGCATCAACCGCACCGGCCTGCTCGCGGTCGGCCTCGTTTGTCTCGCCGGCGCCGATCTCGCGCTCGCGTTGCTGCCTACCCTGCCGGGCCTCGCGCTCGGCGTGGTGCTGTGGGGGCTGCACATGGGATTGACGCAAGGCCTGCTCTCGGCCCTCGTCGCCGACGCAGCGCCGCCGAGCCTGCGCGGCACGGCATTCGGCTATTTCAACCTGTTCACCGGCCTCGCTTTGCTGGCCGCAAGCGTAATCGCCGGAGCGCTTTGGGATGCCTATGGCCCTGCCGTGACCTTCTTCGCCGGGCTCGGCTTCGCGCTGGTCTCGCTGGTGGGGCTGCTCGCCGTCGGCAACGGGCTGACAGCGGAGAAGAAATGA